One window of Leptotrichia hongkongensis genomic DNA carries:
- the serS gene encoding serine--tRNA ligase, producing MLEMRYIRENADKVREYLKNRNSDFDLDSLLKFDEDRRNLLQEVETLKKERNESSALIGKYKQEGKDPAELLARMQTVSAKIKELDQKVAEIDEKQLELAYTIPNKLSDTTPVGKDEDDNVEVRKWGTPREFDFEIKSHDELGVELGILDFERGAKLGGSRFTVYKNAAARLERALIAFMIDVHTGEHGFEEIFTPQLVRREMMVGTGQLPKFADDAYKIEGDEMYLIPTAEVTLTNLHNSEILDEEELPKYYCGYTACFRKEAGSGGRDLKGLIRQHQFNKVEMVKIVKPETSYDELEKMVNCAEKILQKLELPYRVLALCSGDIGFSAAKTYDLEVWVPSQGKYREISSCSNTEDFQARRAMIKYREKETGKSHFVHTLNGSGLAVGRTLLAIMENYQQDDGTIKVPEVLVPYMGGMTVIK from the coding sequence ATGTTGGAAATGAGATATATAAGGGAAAATGCCGATAAAGTCAGAGAATATTTAAAAAATAGAAATAGTGACTTTGATTTGGATTCATTGCTGAAATTTGATGAAGATAGAAGAAATTTGCTTCAGGAAGTGGAAACGTTAAAGAAAGAAAGAAATGAATCAAGTGCGTTGATAGGAAAATATAAACAGGAAGGAAAAGATCCTGCTGAACTACTTGCGAGAATGCAGACTGTCAGCGCAAAAATTAAGGAACTTGACCAAAAGGTAGCAGAAATTGATGAAAAGCAGTTGGAGCTTGCTTATACGATTCCAAACAAATTAAGTGATACGACTCCAGTTGGAAAAGATGAAGATGATAATGTAGAAGTCAGAAAATGGGGAACTCCAAGAGAGTTTGACTTTGAAATAAAATCACATGATGAATTAGGAGTAGAACTAGGGATTTTGGACTTTGAAAGAGGGGCAAAACTTGGTGGTTCAAGATTTACAGTTTATAAAAATGCAGCGGCAAGACTGGAAAGAGCTTTGATTGCGTTTATGATTGATGTTCATACTGGGGAACATGGGTTTGAAGAGATTTTTACACCACAATTAGTTAGACGAGAAATGATGGTGGGAACAGGACAGCTTCCAAAATTTGCTGATGATGCCTATAAAATTGAAGGCGATGAAATGTACTTGATTCCAACTGCAGAAGTTACACTTACAAACTTACATAACAGCGAAATTCTAGATGAAGAGGAATTACCTAAATATTACTGTGGATATACAGCTTGCTTCAGAAAGGAAGCTGGTTCTGGAGGGCGTGATTTAAAGGGACTTATAAGACAGCACCAGTTTAATAAAGTGGAAATGGTAAAAATTGTAAAACCTGAAACTTCTTATGATGAACTTGAAAAAATGGTAAACTGTGCAGAAAAAATATTGCAAAAACTGGAATTACCATATAGGGTACTGGCACTTTGCAGCGGAGATATAGGATTTAGTGCGGCAAAAACTTATGATTTGGAAGTTTGGGTGCCAAGCCAAGGAAAATACAGAGAAATTTCTTCTTGCTCTAATACAGAAGACTTTCAAGCTAGACGTGCAATGATTAAATACAGGGAAAAGGAAACTGGAAAAAGCCATTTTGTGCATACTCTGAATGGATCAGGACTTGCTGTGGGGAGAACATTGCTTGCCATTATGGAAAATTATCAGCAAGATGATGGAACTATAAAAGTTCCAGAAGTATTAGTACCTTATATGGGTGGAATGACAGTTATAAAGTAA
- the lpxK gene encoding tetraacyldisaccharide 4'-kinase, with product MKLLSIIYGFIVFLRNKLYDLNIFKEKKVDGVEIICIGNIVAGGTGKTPAVQYFVQKYLEKNKKVGILSRGYKGKRETDLLLVRDEKKIYAASKESGDEAYLHALNFQIPVVVCKNRYEGATFLKEKCGVQTIIMDDGFQHRKLKKDKNIILIDATNPFGMNDYLPKGRLRESLDSLKRADEIIITKSNYVSREEITKIKERLVKYQKPISVATFEESYFYKLNFENRKKLGKINNENNIRNEKFPLEIIKNKNVLIFSSIANPAVFYQTIKKLNPSNIDEIKFTDHHVYTSEEILEIKEKAQNYDYVLTTEKDIVKIDENIENLMILKMEFKIVEK from the coding sequence ATGAAATTATTGTCGATTATATACGGATTTATCGTTTTTTTACGAAATAAACTTTATGATTTGAATATTTTTAAAGAAAAAAAGGTTGATGGAGTGGAAATAATTTGCATTGGAAATATTGTGGCAGGAGGGACTGGGAAAACACCAGCTGTGCAGTATTTTGTGCAAAAATATTTAGAAAAGAATAAAAAAGTTGGAATTCTAAGTCGAGGCTACAAGGGAAAACGGGAAACTGATTTATTGCTTGTACGGGATGAAAAAAAGATTTATGCCGCTTCAAAGGAATCAGGAGATGAAGCCTATTTGCATGCCTTAAATTTTCAAATTCCTGTCGTAGTATGTAAAAATCGTTATGAAGGTGCAACTTTTTTAAAAGAAAAATGTGGTGTGCAAACAATTATTATGGATGACGGCTTTCAGCATAGAAAATTGAAAAAAGATAAAAATATAATTCTGATTGATGCAACAAATCCTTTTGGAATGAATGATTATTTGCCAAAAGGCCGATTGCGGGAATCGCTTGACTCTTTAAAAAGAGCTGATGAAATTATTATTACAAAAAGTAATTATGTTTCGAGAGAAGAAATTACGAAAATTAAGGAAAGACTGGTAAAATATCAAAAACCGATTTCTGTTGCTACTTTTGAAGAAAGTTATTTTTACAAATTAAATTTTGAAAATAGGAAAAAATTGGGTAAAATAAATAATGAAAACAATATAAGAAATGAAAAATTTCCATTAGAAATTATTAAAAATAAAAATGTTCTGATTTTTTCTTCAATAGCAAATCCAGCTGTATTTTATCAGACAATAAAAAAATTAAATCCAAGTAATATTGATGAAATAAAATTCACAGATCATCACGTTTACACAAGTGAAGAAATTTTGGAAATAAAGGAAAAAGCCCAAAATTATGATTATGTTTTGACAACGGAAAAGGATATTGTGAAAATTGATGAAAATATAGAAAATTTAATGATTTTAAAAATGGAATTTAAAATTGTTGAAAAATAA
- the whiA gene encoding DNA-binding protein WhiA translates to MSYSANVKREIFNLENTDKDTIYAELFGIFIAKNVITEHGIYFSTENVSLAKRIYSNLRAVTNIPIQLKYVISKRLGTHKMYEVILFPTQHNQQEYKSFLKKIYFHKNFSVVENEKQLSGIIRGFFLSCGYIKSPEKAYAMDFFVDTEDSATYLYYLFKQMGKKVFQTEKKNKSLVYLRNSEDILDIIFLIGGINSFFEFEEVTINKEIRNKINRNMNWEIANETKKLSASEKQINMIKVIDEKMGLSELTDVLSETARIRLENQEMSLQELADLMEISKSGIKNRFRRLETIYKGLLEN, encoded by the coding sequence ATGTCATATTCAGCAAATGTAAAAAGAGAAATCTTTAATTTAGAAAATACAGATAAGGATACTATTTATGCAGAGCTTTTTGGAATTTTTATTGCAAAGAATGTAATTACAGAACACGGAATTTATTTCAGCACTGAAAATGTCTCGCTTGCTAAAAGAATTTATTCAAATTTAAGGGCAGTAACAAATATCCCAATTCAACTAAAATACGTTATTAGTAAACGCCTTGGAACACACAAAATGTATGAAGTGATACTTTTTCCCACTCAGCACAATCAGCAGGAATACAAATCATTTTTAAAAAAAATATACTTTCACAAAAATTTTTCAGTTGTGGAAAACGAAAAACAGCTATCTGGTATAATTAGAGGTTTTTTCCTTAGCTGTGGATATATAAAATCTCCAGAAAAAGCTTATGCAATGGACTTTTTTGTGGATACTGAAGATTCTGCCACTTATTTGTATTATTTGTTTAAACAGATGGGGAAAAAGGTTTTTCAAACAGAGAAAAAAAATAAGAGCCTTGTTTATTTAAGAAATTCAGAAGACATTTTGGATATAATTTTTTTAATTGGGGGAATAAATTCGTTTTTTGAATTTGAGGAAGTTACGATAAATAAGGAAATTCGAAATAAAATTAATAGAAATATGAATTGGGAAATTGCAAATGAAACCAAAAAATTATCGGCTTCTGAAAAGCAGATTAATATGATAAAGGTAATTGATGAAAAAATGGGTCTTTCAGAATTGACAGACGTATTAAGCGAAACAGCAAGAATTCGACTAGAGAATCAGGAAATGTCTCTACAGGAACTAGCAGACTTAATGGAAATTTCGAAATCTGGAATAAAAAATAGATTTAGACGGCTGGAAACAATTTATAAAGGACTGTTAGAAAACTAA
- a CDS encoding toxin-antitoxin system YwqK family antitoxin, which yields MKKNNSKKILFIAGMMMLSAVAYGKDVFANYGTNFGKVRLSKLSSSNMEDVKRIDSSTYELTGSGEYRIMEEGGRRLVVNLSNGILNGKYDEFYTNGNRFTIGNYRNGKKEGEWTVYTENGKVWKKYQYKDDQLNGRYSSYYGKTGSQETVGNYENGKMTGTWTEYYENGSRKSQGNYSNGQKNGLFTEWNTNGGKKSEINYVNDEINGKMNVYYESGRPLYEANMNGETGTVRGYYTDGSLGFEGSIKGRRRTGTWTYYDKSGNPRKVNY from the coding sequence ATGAAAAAAAATAATAGCAAAAAAATATTATTTATAGCTGGAATGATGATGTTATCAGCAGTTGCATATGGAAAAGATGTCTTTGCAAATTATGGGACAAATTTTGGGAAGGTTAGATTATCGAAGCTTAGCTCATCAAATATGGAAGATGTAAAAAGAATAGATTCTAGCACTTATGAATTGACAGGAAGTGGAGAATATAGAATTATGGAAGAAGGCGGAAGAAGACTTGTTGTTAATTTAAGCAATGGAATACTGAATGGGAAATATGATGAATTTTATACAAACGGAAATAGATTTACAATAGGAAATTATAGAAATGGAAAAAAAGAAGGAGAATGGACAGTTTATACTGAAAATGGAAAAGTCTGGAAAAAATATCAATATAAAGATGACCAATTAAATGGACGTTATTCATCATATTATGGAAAAACAGGGTCTCAGGAAACAGTTGGGAACTATGAGAATGGAAAAATGACAGGAACTTGGACTGAGTATTATGAAAACGGTTCAAGAAAATCACAAGGAAACTATTCAAATGGACAGAAGAATGGATTATTTACTGAATGGAATACCAATGGAGGTAAAAAATCTGAAATCAATTATGTAAATGATGAAATAAATGGGAAAATGAATGTTTACTATGAAAGTGGAAGACCTTTATATGAAGCAAATATGAACGGAGAAACTGGAACTGTAAGAGGATATTACACAGATGGAAGCCTTGGATTTGAGGGAAGCATTAAAGGCAGAAGAAGAACAGGAACTTGGACTTACTATGATAAATCAGGAAATCCTAGAAAAGTAAATTATTAG
- a CDS encoding glutaredoxin family protein, giving the protein MVWRKDFNIGIEKSRFFALMIMLFGIFCISQIGYSVGNSQSKKVKIEYFGRKDCKNCANLEKFLKELSTKRDDFEYVEYKIDESKEEKAFFDETTSKLKLVKGTPIIYIDGHIIQGFNTADTTGKEIENLINSGKTKDKILTLKEYVESGQTGNVSSNGAVCTGDTVCEVPGLTKGAENQVLVNIPIINKTVDLTNYSLLTMSIILGTIDGFNPCAMWVLVLFLTALIAVGNKVKMFRVAGLFILAEAVMYFFILNAWIYAWDFVGLDKWVTPIVGIVGIIGGIFFIRNYLKKGDTLECEVTDFEQRAKISKKIKDIANKPFTLLTALAIIGLALSVNVIEFACSVGIPQTYTKILQINEVPFWTRQFYTFIYIIGYMLDDIIVFGFALMSVNKLQLTTKYSKWVNLFGGILMIILGLIMLIKPSLLIM; this is encoded by the coding sequence ATGGTTTGGAGAAAAGATTTTAATATTGGGATAGAGAAAAGTAGATTTTTTGCGTTGATGATTATGCTTTTTGGTATATTTTGTATAAGTCAGATTGGTTATTCTGTTGGAAATAGTCAGTCAAAGAAAGTAAAAATTGAGTACTTTGGTAGAAAAGACTGTAAAAATTGTGCAAATTTGGAGAAATTTTTGAAGGAATTATCTACTAAAAGGGATGATTTTGAATATGTGGAGTATAAAATTGATGAAAGCAAGGAAGAAAAAGCGTTTTTTGACGAAACTACATCGAAGTTAAAACTTGTCAAGGGGACTCCGATTATTTACATTGACGGACATATTATTCAAGGGTTTAATACAGCTGATACGACTGGGAAAGAAATTGAAAATTTGATAAATTCTGGTAAAACAAAGGATAAGATTTTGACTTTGAAGGAATATGTGGAAAGTGGGCAGACGGGAAATGTGAGTAGTAATGGTGCAGTCTGTACAGGTGATACGGTATGTGAAGTGCCAGGACTTACGAAAGGTGCTGAAAATCAGGTACTTGTAAATATTCCGATTATTAATAAGACTGTTGACTTGACAAATTATTCGCTGCTTACAATGTCAATAATTTTGGGAACAATTGATGGATTTAATCCTTGTGCAATGTGGGTTCTGGTATTATTTTTGACAGCTTTGATTGCTGTTGGAAATAAGGTGAAAATGTTCCGTGTGGCAGGGCTGTTTATCTTGGCTGAAGCTGTAATGTATTTTTTCATTTTAAATGCTTGGATTTATGCTTGGGATTTTGTGGGACTTGACAAATGGGTAACTCCGATTGTTGGAATTGTTGGAATTATTGGTGGGATTTTCTTTATCAGAAATTACTTGAAAAAAGGGGACACTCTAGAATGTGAAGTGACAGACTTTGAGCAGAGGGCAAAAATTTCTAAAAAGATAAAGGATATTGCCAACAAGCCGTTTACATTACTGACAGCACTTGCAATCATTGGCTTAGCACTTTCAGTAAACGTAATAGAATTTGCCTGTTCAGTTGGAATTCCTCAAACATACACAAAAATTCTGCAAATAAATGAAGTTCCATTCTGGACAAGACAATTTTACACATTTATCTACATAATTGGCTATATGTTAGATGATATAATAGTTTTTGGATTTGCCTTAATGAGTGTAAATAAATTGCAATTGACTACAAAATATTCTAAATGGGTAAATCTGTTTGGTGGAATTCTTATGATAATTTTGGGACTCATAATGTTAATTAAGCCAAGTTTGCTTATAATGTAA
- the acpS gene encoding holo-ACP synthase: MEIYGIGTDIIEISRIEKAINQTSLFKRKVYTEKEIEHIEKKKHPYASYAGRFAAKEAVSKAFGTGVYGFSLSDIEILNDEMGKPYVTLYNAIKEKAQGLTIQISISHSREYAVSTVIIYKK, translated from the coding sequence ATGGAAATATACGGTATTGGGACAGATATTATTGAAATATCCCGAATTGAAAAAGCGATTAATCAGACAAGCCTTTTTAAAAGGAAAGTTTATACGGAAAAAGAAATTGAGCATATTGAAAAAAAGAAACATCCGTATGCCAGCTATGCAGGGAGATTTGCTGCAAAAGAAGCAGTTTCCAAGGCGTTTGGGACTGGGGTGTATGGGTTTTCGCTAAGTGATATTGAGATTTTGAATGATGAGATGGGGAAGCCTTATGTGACACTTTATAATGCGATAAAAGAGAAGGCACAGGGCCTTACAATACAGATCAGTATTTCGCATAGTAGAGAATATGCGGTTAGTACGGTAATTATTTATAAAAAATAA
- the tyrS gene encoding tyrosine--tRNA ligase — protein sequence MSIDRNNEIEVKNEVERQFNILSRGCDEIINENEFKKKLEKSISTNTPLRIKLGIDPTGSELHLGHAVPLRKLKQFQDLGHEVLFLIGTFTGRIGDPTGKSETRKMLSEEQVNENIKTYLDQVKLILDLDKIKVVYNADWLEKLSLSDALNLLSQFTVSQMISREDFSKRLAENKPVSLIEFMYPILQGYDSVELKADVELGATEQKFNLLRGRDLQKNFGQEQQVCMIMPILVGLDGVEKMSKSLGNYIGVKDTPNDMFGKVMSISDELMENYYTMITDVPFGKIEEIKAQIADGSLHPMEAKKQLGAEVVKIYYGEEAAKEARDWFENVFSKRNLDVDLPEVEVPYGQINVIDLLVKEAKLLGGTSEARRLISQGGFKINDEAIKDIKANVNVESGMIIRAGKKKIVKVK from the coding sequence ATGAGTATAGATAGAAATAATGAAATAGAAGTAAAAAACGAAGTAGAAAGACAATTTAATATTTTGAGTCGTGGGTGCGATGAAATAATTAATGAGAATGAATTTAAGAAAAAGTTGGAAAAATCAATTTCAACTAATACTCCGCTACGGATTAAATTGGGGATTGATCCGACAGGTTCAGAGCTGCATTTAGGACACGCTGTGCCTTTAAGAAAACTGAAGCAGTTTCAGGATTTGGGGCATGAGGTGCTGTTTTTGATTGGGACTTTTACAGGGAGAATTGGAGATCCAACAGGAAAATCTGAAACTAGAAAGATGTTGTCAGAGGAACAAGTAAATGAAAATATAAAAACATATTTGGATCAAGTAAAATTGATATTGGACTTGGATAAAATAAAAGTTGTTTATAATGCTGACTGGCTGGAAAAATTATCACTTTCGGATGCGTTGAACTTATTATCGCAGTTCACTGTATCGCAAATGATTTCGAGAGAGGATTTTTCAAAAAGACTGGCTGAAAATAAACCAGTTTCACTAATTGAGTTTATGTATCCGATTTTACAAGGATATGATTCAGTTGAACTGAAGGCTGATGTGGAATTGGGAGCAACAGAACAAAAATTTAATTTGCTAAGAGGAAGAGATTTACAGAAAAACTTTGGACAGGAGCAACAAGTCTGTATGATAATGCCAATTCTGGTAGGGCTTGACGGAGTGGAAAAAATGTCTAAATCACTTGGAAATTACATTGGTGTAAAAGACACTCCAAATGATATGTTTGGTAAAGTCATGTCAATTTCAGATGAATTAATGGAAAATTACTATACAATGATAACAGACGTTCCTTTTGGAAAAATTGAAGAAATCAAGGCTCAAATTGCAGATGGAAGTTTACATCCAATGGAAGCTAAAAAACAATTAGGAGCTGAAGTTGTAAAAATTTACTACGGTGAAGAAGCAGCTAAGGAAGCAAGAGACTGGTTTGAAAACGTATTCAGCAAAAGAAATCTTGACGTAGATTTGCCAGAAGTGGAAGTTCCTTATGGACAAATTAATGTAATTGACTTGCTTGTAAAAGAAGCAAAATTACTTGGAGGAACAAGTGAGGCAAGAAGGCTAATTTCACAAGGTGGATTCAAAATAAATGACGAGGCGATAAAAGATATTAAGGCAAATGTAAATGTCGAAAGCGGAATGATTATTAGGGCTGGGAAAAAGAAAATTGTGAAAGTGAAATAG
- a CDS encoding phosphatidate cytidylyltransferase yields MLSRLFIILLFVPFLLWIFLKGNVMFLVFTLVITGMSLFEFYKMLKDKGFEVASRIGMGLGLFLPVAIYFQENSKNIFSYFRFALFKQINFDMGGFIVFAIILLSLRQVLKVKIQNAMAEISYTLFGIIYVSYLFSHILLIKYEFPNGNILVVMTFMLIWACDIFAYLVGMAIGGKIFKHRLAPKISPKKSIEGAIAGILAVFIVILSFDKIYLFIANFVCGITFLSKNCSVNYDYVAIGGLKAFILALAIGIFAELGDLVESKIKRELEVKDSGNLLLGHGGFLDRFDSALFVLPIVYYFMKYVAYL; encoded by the coding sequence ATGTTAAGTAGATTATTTATTATTTTGTTATTTGTACCTTTCCTTTTATGGATATTTTTAAAGGGAAATGTGATGTTTTTGGTATTTACACTTGTAATAACTGGAATGTCGCTGTTTGAATTTTATAAGATGTTAAAGGATAAGGGATTTGAGGTAGCAAGCAGGATTGGAATGGGACTTGGATTGTTTTTACCAGTTGCAATATATTTTCAGGAAAATTCAAAAAATATTTTTTCATATTTTAGATTTGCACTTTTTAAGCAAATTAACTTTGATATGGGAGGATTTATTGTATTTGCAATAATTCTTCTGTCTTTAAGGCAGGTTTTGAAAGTAAAAATCCAAAATGCAATGGCAGAAATTTCATATACTTTGTTTGGAATAATTTATGTATCATATTTATTTTCACATATTTTGCTGATAAAATATGAATTTCCAAATGGAAATATTCTAGTTGTGATGACATTTATGCTAATTTGGGCATGTGATATTTTTGCCTATCTTGTAGGAATGGCAATTGGTGGAAAAATATTCAAACATAGATTAGCTCCAAAAATCAGTCCAAAAAAATCAATTGAAGGTGCAATTGCAGGGATTCTAGCAGTATTTATAGTAATCCTATCTTTTGATAAAATTTATTTATTTATAGCAAATTTCGTATGTGGAATTACATTTTTATCAAAAAACTGTTCTGTAAATTACGATTATGTTGCCATTGGAGGATTAAAAGCCTTTATCCTTGCGCTTGCAATAGGAATCTTTGCCGAACTGGGAGATTTGGTAGAATCCAAGATAAAAAGAGAGTTGGAAGTAAAAGATTCTGGAAATCTGCTTTTGGGACATGGTGGATTTTTAGACAGATTTGACAGTGCGTTATTCGTATTGCCAATTGTGTATTATTTTATGAAGTATGTGGCATATTTATAA
- the uppS gene encoding polyprenyl diphosphate synthase, with protein sequence MDRDELVIPRHIAIIMDGNGRWAKERGKIRLEGHRAGASSLEKILKYAGNIGVEYLTVYAFSTENWKRPEKEVNGLMDLFAKYLDKEKKNLKKQGVKLLVTGAKENISQKLLKKIEETENYLADCENIVFNIAFNYGGRREIIDAVNKVLETKLLDQSSEIIEEKFNNENNRLNVTKKEVNGFVDEKKSLENIKITEEEFSKFMYRPEIPDPELVIRTSGEFRISNFLLWEIAYSEFYITDVYWPDFNEEELDKAILSFNKRDRRYGGLNVK encoded by the coding sequence ATGGATAGAGATGAATTGGTGATTCCTAGGCACATTGCCATTATTATGGATGGAAACGGACGTTGGGCTAAGGAGCGTGGAAAGATTCGGCTGGAAGGGCATAGGGCTGGGGCTAGCAGTCTTGAGAAGATTTTAAAGTATGCTGGGAACATTGGTGTAGAATATTTGACTGTGTACGCATTTTCGACTGAAAACTGGAAGAGGCCTGAAAAGGAAGTAAATGGGCTTATGGACTTATTTGCGAAGTATTTGGATAAAGAGAAGAAAAACTTAAAAAAACAAGGTGTAAAATTGCTTGTTACAGGAGCAAAGGAAAATATTTCACAAAAATTGTTAAAGAAAATTGAGGAAACTGAAAATTATTTGGCGGATTGTGAGAATATTGTTTTTAATATAGCGTTTAATTATGGTGGACGTAGAGAGATTATTGATGCTGTGAACAAAGTTTTGGAAACTAAACTTTTGGATCAATCAAGTGAAATAATAGAAGAGAAGTTTAATAATGAAAATAATCGGCTGAATGTTACAAAAAAAGAAGTAAATGGGTTTGTAGATGAAAAGAAAAGTTTAGAAAATATAAAAATTACAGAAGAAGAATTTTCTAAATTTATGTACCGTCCAGAAATTCCAGATCCAGAACTTGTAATCAGAACAAGCGGAGAATTTAGAATAAGTAATTTTTTGCTTTGGGAAATTGCCTATTCAGAGTTTTACATAACAGATGTTTACTGGCCTGATTTTAACGAAGAGGAATTAGATAAAGCAATTTTATCCTTTAATAAAAGGGATAGAAGATACGGAGGACTGAATGTTAAGTAG